GTCCAAGCGCTCCCGGGCACTGCCCGGGGGTCCCCGCAGGCTCGGAGGCCTGAACCCGGGGAGCGGAGGCGAACCCCAGAGCTGATCGTGACTTCACCTCACCCACCACGCTGCCCCCCGTTTCTCTCCACCTGAGCAAGATAAAGGCGCATTTCGAGATTTATCCTCCAAGTTGTAAAAGAAGAATTCGTGCAGCTTGTCAGACGGCTGGGAGACAGCTTCAGAGGAACAGCCCTCATCTTTCTGCCAACTCCCCCATCTGCTGGAAAAAACGACTGCTCACCCTGCTCCCTTGGAGCTGAGCACACTGTGTCCGAGCAGGCCAACCCCCACAAGCAGGCTGTGGCCCGTCCCTGGCGGGGGGCGTCCTCCCTAGCACTGGACACTGGCTCTGTCTTGGCTGCAAGAACAGAGCATCACTGAATGAGAATGTAAACACaggctctccctctgcccccaccccacctcctagATCCAAAAAGCCCCCTCAGCCTCTCTCGGCCTCTGCTCcacggggaagaggagaggggacagaAATGGCCAGGACCTCAGACTGAGGACCAGGGTCTGGGGCATTGCGGCTGCCCCGAAGAACGGCGTGCTTCCCAAGGCTCCAGGCCAGGACCCGCCAGAGCACAGCTGCTCGCGTCACTGATTCTGGCCGCCCCCTCGTCACTGGCCACCCTTGAGCTTCCCTCCGAACTGATGCGCCCCCGTCACGGTTAATGTCACCACAGACTGGAGGAGCACTTGTTTGGAAAGTCAACAGAGACTGAATGCCACTGGAAACCTCCTCCAGAGTGAGTCACTAGCTCCGAGCTTCAGAAGAACGTCCTCCCTGAGTGATGTTTCAGCACTTGAGGGCTGGGGGCACCAAGAGCGTGCGGGAGGCGGCTCCACGGGACCCGGTCTGCAGCTCTGCCGGCCGCGCTGACTTCTGCAGGGAAACTCTGGAGAAGCAGAGGCTGCCAGGGAGCCTCTCGTTCCATCCCAGCCCCTCCACACGGCCACCCAGGGCCCAGCCTCGGTGACAAGAGCCACCAGGCAGTACGGGGACCCTGCATGCAGGGCGTCCTCCGGcactggaggctgggagtcacGCAGGATCCGGACGTTATCTGCTCACTGGGCAGCGGGAAGGGCAGGCGgtgggtggaggagaggaggggcccTGGGACCAGACACCGGAGCCCCAGTCCCGCCGCCACCACTAGCCAGGCAGGAGGGCCGAAGCTGGTCACAggccctctctgagctccagtttccaCGTCTGTCAAGTGGGAGAGGCAACTGCCCCCCCCTCCCAGGAGCGCTGGGGCCACGCGCTGAGCTGCGTGAAATGCAGAGCTCGGCGCAGGGCCGGGCACGTGGGACGCCGTCTGCAGGTGGAACCGGGACGCGCTCGCCCTGCTCCCCGGGCGCCTCTGCGTGCTCCCCGATACCAGCGGTGTCCGATAAAGTGCAAGCTGACTTTCTAAGAAAACATGGGGAGCCTAATCAACAcccttccccacaccctcccccactcAGCAAAGTCCATGACGTGCCTGAACccctggggggcgggggcagttcTAGAAAGCTCACTAGGACGTAGCTGCCTGAACAGCCGATGTGAATTCTGAGGTCAGAAGAGAGCAGCTAAGTAACGCCGTGCACCCAAAGGCATCCTGCCTCTTCCCTGTTATTTCCCTGTGTGCCCCACAGCAGACTCATGAAGCCCTCTTTCAGCAGTGGTCAGAGGAGGACTTTCTGGGAAAGGATTTAAAGGTCTCTGGGCTTAAAGGCTCCCCAAGTCCAGCAACCCCTCCCAAGGACTGCTTAGGGGAGGCTGTACAGGGCACTGCCGTCCCAGCGCCAGCCTGGTCAGCAGCGTCTGCCTACACGCCCCCCGGAGGACATTGCACCCACTGGACACGCAGGGGCACCCTGCCCAGGGCCCGCGGGACCAGGCTCCTGAGTCTGGCTGGAGCAGCAGGAGGCTGCTCAGGGAAAAAAGCCTGGCCTGGCCTCGCCTGACATGCTCACCGGACCCTCGCCCACAAGGGCCCCTGTCTGCAGAGGGTGGGCACACCAGTACTGGGAAAAAGCACCCCAATGCTGGGGCCCTGCACTGCCCGTCGCCTTGGGAAGCCTGCACACAGACGTTCCAGTCTCAACTGCAGGTGGCCAACCCCCACTGCACGCCAACTTCTGGACGGTCCTTCTCCAGGGAGccacactccccaccccaagtccCCTGGGGGAATGCCAAGCCCCCAGAGGTCTCACCTAGGTTGCCAGGAAGTTCACTCACCTCCTACCTGTGCTCAGTTGGTCCAAGAAATGAGACCTGACTGACAAGGGAGGGAAGTGGCATgcattaagcacctactgtgtaccggTTTCCTCCTCGCTCATCATCTTCACTTAATCCTCAGAAAAATCATGGGAGGCAGCTATGATCATTCCCGTTTTTGTGCATTAAAACCCCCCAAGGCTAAGATGTCCCTGCCCTGGTGCAACGCCTCCCTGGGCAGCTGACAACTTCACCTGCACCCCTGGCTCTTCTTTAAGTCCTTGCCTGggttgccggggggggggggggataaggGCTCACGCCCAATGCAGAGCTGGCCCCACGACCTGTTCACCTGCCCACGTCCCTTTTTCTGTGCAAGGCTGTGGATTCCCTTCCCATCTTCTCCACCCCCTTTTGGGTCTCGGGCACATCACTAATGGCTCCACatacagtaggcacttaataaaagCTGGATGCTCTCAGGGGGGCTGGTTATCCATGCCCCTTAGGCATAAATCATCTCGCTCCACCGATGAGCAGGGGCCCCTCAAATCCAGGTTGGAAAGGCAGCCCCCACTGCAGGGGCCAGAACCCCCAGGATGTGAGGAAACACACACGTGCCCCCGGCTCCTGCATCCTCTCCCCGCAAAGGCGGATGAGGGAAATCAGGCCCAGAGTGCTGTCTTAAGGGGCCCCACAGCCCCGCTCCTCATGCTGCAGCAGCCACACCTCCAGGAGCTTGTTAGAAAGAAACAGGCCCTCGAGCCCGCCCCAGGCCCACTGGTCAGAACCTGCGTGCTAGCCCGGCCCCCAGGCCCTCGCGTGCACGTTCAAGTCAGAGAAGCTACCCTCTACCGAGAACCGTTGGCGCCGTTTCTCTGGAAAGGGGTGCTATCGTGGGCTCGAAGCCAGGCTGACACAGAGCTGGACACTCACAGAACAAGTCCTGCATTAGCACCCCGGGTCCCTCCAAGGTCACCGCCCACACTCGGCACTGGGGGGGTTCCCCACGCAGGCCTCAGAATCTTCCCGCCCACACCTGGTCACCAGGGGTGGCTGAAAGGAAACAAGGAGCCAGCCCCCCAGGATGGTGCCGTGAGGCACTTGCTGACAGCGCGTGTCACCGTTCCCTGGGAAAGCAGGGCGCATGTCCCTGCCCTGGTGCATTGCCTCCCTGGGCAGCTGACAACTTCACCTGGGCCCCTGGCTCTTTAAGTCCTTGCCTGGGTTGCAGCGGGGAGGGGGGATAAGGGCTCACGCCCTGCAATGAACACCAGGTGACCCACGACTGCTGTGGAAGGGACTGAGTGAAGAAGGGGTTCTGAGAGGCGCCAAAGAGCCACGGGTGGACCTATAGGGCAGGGGTCTCCTTTTTCTCCGTGACGCCAGCCAGGAGCGACTGCACGCCTCACTCCTCCCTCCCAGGATAAACAGAAAGGAGAAGTTGCCGCTGGCCTGCCACCGCAGAGCCACCAGGCTGACCCACGCCCTGACCCCACCCTCACCCGAGCCCGGTAGCTCTGTACAGAACTACGCAGGAAGTGGGCGGCAGGCGGGATGCCTCTGCCCCATGAGTGCAGCCTGCACAGCCCTGTCGGGGCGGGAGACACGGGATCTGGGATGACCAGATGACCATACCTGGGCTCCTGGGAGTCAGGAGCCCCTCCCTCTACAGGATTTTGGAGTCAGGGTTAACTCCTCCCTATCATTTCTGCTCACCCCCAGCCGTCCAGGGAACCTTTCCGGAAGCTGCGGACCACCACCACTCCACACCCCCCTACCCCTACGGccaagacagacagagacagacagacagacagacagacagacagacagacagacacacacacacacaaacgtttcCCCTCCGCCCCAGTCCATGGAGTGTGAGCCAGATGGTCCCAAAGACAAGGGGACCAAGGGGTTAGATAGGGTGCAGAGCACGCAGGAACCCCACCCCAGCGTCGCCCGAGCCGGTGCTCGGtgctccctgccccgccccagaTGGGCGCCGGGACTTCTGCGGAGAGGGGCCGCACACGCGACTTCGGACCCACGGGAGGCAAACGCGCGACCGGGAAGCCGAGGCCAGTATGGCTGGGCAGTCCCGCCCCATCCCGTCCCCTGCTTAATCCTTGAACCGAAATAGCCCCGGGTAATCCCGGAACGAGACGGGAAGGGTATTAACCCCGAGCCACGAAGAAGAGACGAAGGCGTCCACAGGGAAGAGGGCTAGGCGCGTCCTGGGCTGGAGGCTGCACAGAGTCCCCTCGGGAGGGATGCGACCCGCAAGTGACCCAGGCGGGCTCGAGGGCGGGATCCGTGCCTGCCGCGCCCCCTCCCTTCCGGATCTCCGGGTCAGGAGTTCTGGCCCCGCTACCCAGAGCCCCAGGGCTGCGCCCTGTAGCGAGGCCGACCCCGCAACCGAGCTCCAGGGTCGCGGGAGCCCGAGTCCCGAGCCGGCCGGCTGCTGAGAGCCAGGCAGGCGGGAGCGCAGGGCAGCGCCCCGGAGCCCCTTTCCCCGGGAGCTCAGTCCCCGCCGAGACCGAGCCCCAGGTCGGGGCCGCGACCCCGCCGGGGATACGCCAGGGCGCCCAGAGTCTCCTGGCGGGCAGGGGCGCTCCCCAGCCCGGCCCCGAGGGGAGTGGGGCCCCCAAGAAGTTCGCGCGCCCCCGACACGCCCGCCGCCTCCGGTGCCCGCTTACTTGTCTCGGTGGCCGCCGAGCTCCGGAATGGCGCCGAGCGGCTCGGGGCCAGGGTCGGGGCGGCGGGCGCACGCGGCCAGGTGCCGCCGGTGCCGCTCCAGCAGGCCGGCGTTCTCGCGGCTCAGCCGCGCCACTTGGTGCTCCAGCTCCTCGATGCGCCGCCGCCGGCGCGCCAGCAGCTCCTGCTGCGCCGCGACGATCCGGGTCAGCTCCTGCAGGTACTCGGCCGCCTGGCCGGGGGGCTCGGCGGCGCTCGCCATGGTCCCGCCTCAGGCGagcgggcggcggcggggcggcggcggcggcggcggaggggcgGCCATGGCTGCGCGGCGGGGACGGCGGctccgcgcggcgcggcgcggcgcggggcTCGGCCCGGGGGGCGCGGCGCGCGGGGCTGGCGCGGCCCCGCCTCGGCGCCCGGCTCCCGCCTCCGCCCGCGCCCGCCCCCCGGCGCCTCCGCGCCGCCCGCGGCCCCACGGACGCGGCGGGGCGGGCAGGGCGCGGAGCTGCGGCCGCCGCGGGCGGGCGAGCGAGGAGTTTGCAAAGTGCCGGCTGCGACGC
The genomic region above belongs to Camelus bactrianus isolate YW-2024 breed Bactrian camel chromosome 17, ASM4877302v1, whole genome shotgun sequence and contains:
- the LOC141573754 gene encoding IQ motif and SEC7 domain-containing protein 2-like, with protein sequence MASAAEPPGQAAEYLQELTRIVAAQQELLARRRRRIEELEHQVARLSRENAGLLERHRRHLAACARRPDPGPEPLGAIPELGGHRDKRCIVSRLMFVFKPFGVYSCVWCEGVSSLR